The sequence GCGTTGGCCAACACATTGGAAGTGGAATCGCCCATCATCGAGCAAGTATACACGATGCTTTATGAAGACAAAGGCCCAAAAGAAGCATTAAAAGAATTAATGATGCGCGAACGGCGCGGGGAAGATTGAAGTAATCGTCAATCAAAAATCAATTCCATCAATGCTGCATAATCCGTCACTACGGGGAATTGCGGGAACTCTTCAATCACATTATTCGGCGCACGAAACAAAACCCCTTGGTCGGCTTCGGCGAGCATTGTGGTGTCGTTATAGGAATCACCGGCGGCGATGACGTGATAGTTCAGTGATTGAAAAGCGGCCACACTTTTTCGTTTTTGATCCTGCTGACGGAGATGATAATTGATGATCATATCGTCTCGCACCTCAAGTTGATGACAAAAAATCGCAGGCCAATCCAGCTGGCGCATTAGCGGGTTGGCGAATTGCAGAAAGGTATCCGAGAGAATGACCAGTTGCGTTCGCGCGCGTACTTCGTCGAGAAATGCTTTTGCCCCGTCCATCGGTTCGAGCGTGGCGATGACGGCTTGGATGTCGCTGAGCTTAAGATTATTTTCCGCCAGCAGATCGAGGCGATAGCGCATCAGCACATCATAATCCGGCTCATCACGGGTGGTGCGGCGCAGGGCGTCGATGCCGGTTTTCTCGGCAACAGCAACCCAGATTTCCGGCACCAAAACACCTTCGAGATCCAATGTAACGATCGTCTGTTTCACGGGCGAGTTGATACCGAGCGAGGCGAGTGACGGCGAGAAAAAAGCACCGCGCGGGTCCGCAAACCCGCGCGGTGTGAATGGAATTCTTTAGTTGAGGTTGAGGCCCGGCATGCTGGTCTGGCCGATCCAGCACACCGGGCGCCCATTCCCTGTTTCCCTGCCTGCCGAAACAGGCAAGAACCCTAATTTACACGGCTTCCTCGCCGGTTTCGTCCGTACGAATACGGATGGCTTGCTCGACGGGCAGCACGAACACTTTGCCGTCGCCGATCTTGCCGGTTTTTGCCGAGGCGATAATAGCCTTGCTGGCCGCTTCCACTTGGTCATCGCCCACGACGATTTCCAGTTTGATCTTGGGCAGGAAATCCACCGTGTACTCGCTGCCGCGATATACTTCGGTGTGACCTTTTTGGCGGCCAAACCCTTTGACCTCCGTCACCGTCATTCCCGCCAGGCCTTCCTCGGCCAGCGCATCCTTCACCTCATCGAGCTTGAAGGGCTTAATAATTGCTTCGATTTTTTTCATAGGATAGTTCCTTTCGTTTCAATTCCATTGCTCGTTTAGTGATCCGCTGACGCCGTGAATTCCGGGTAAGCTTCCTGTCCATGCTCAGAAACATCCAAGCCGGCGATTTCTTCTTCCTCGCTCACACGCACGCCCATGATGGCCTTAATTGCGCCGAAGACGACGATTGAGAAGACAAAGGCCGCAACACCCACCAAGGCAATGCCCTTGATTTGAGACGCCAACACGACGCCCGACCCTTCAATCTGGAAGTAATAGGCGGCAAGGATTCCCCAAATGCCACAAGTGCCGTGAACGGAAATGGCTCCCACCGGATCGTCGATCCCGGCTTTGTCCAACGCGATCACTGAGAAGACCACAATAACGCCGGCGATCAAGCCGATGATTATTGAACTGCCTGGCAACACGATATCCGCGTTAGCCGTGATGCCCACCAAACCGGCCAAAGCACCATTGAGGCCCATGGAAAGATCCGGTTTGGAAAACACAATCCACGAGACGAGCGCTGCGGAAATTGCACCCGCAGCCGCTGCGAGCGAAGTGGTCGTGAACACCAAGCCCAAAGGCCCGGGGTTGGCACTCAGCACCGAACCGCCGTTAAAGCCGTACCAACCGAACCAGAGCAACAGCACACCAATCGTTGCCAGCGGCAAATTGTGTCCCGGAATGGGTTTGGGGTTTCCGTCTTTGTCGTACTTGCCTTTGCGAGGGCCGAGAATCAACACACACCCCAAGGCAGCAAAGCCACCAAAGGCATGAACGACAGCGGAACCGGCAAAGTCTTTGAAACCGATTCCGGCCAAAACACCGCCGCCCCAATGCCAGGAGCCAACAACCGGATAAGCAACGCCAACCAAGAGTGTGGCGAAAATCAAAAACGATGTTAGCTTCACCCGTTCAGCAACCGCACCGGAAACAATCGTCGCCGCTGTGGCTGCAAACATCGCTTGGAAAATGAAATCACCAAAACCCGTCATGCAAAGATCGAGCCCGCCGTAGGAAAAAGTGGATCCACCTTCAGCATTCAAATCGCCGATCATGCTTCCCCAGCTAAACCAACCGTTAAAGGTTCCTCCGTCAGCTATTAAATCACCTGGATAATGGGTGTTAAACCCGAACAAAGCATAGGTAATGAGGCCAATGGAAATGATGAACAGATTTTTAAATAAAATGTTCACAGTATTCTTGGAACGCGTTAACCCCACTTCCAATGTGGAGAATCCCAAGTGCATAATAAACACCAGCGCTGCGGCCATCACAGTCCAGAGCATTGAGGTGGTGAAAAAGGGAAATGCCTCCGCATCATCCTTTTCGGCCGCCACAACTTCCTGATACTTCTCAAGTTGCGTTTGCTCGGGCTCCGCGGGCTCCTTTTTCGATTCACCGTCTACTGGTGCCTCGGTTTTTGCATCGCTGCCTTCGCCTTCAGCCTGAGCCATTAACTCCGGTGTGAAGCCCGCGAGGGGCACGATTAGAAACAGCCAAAGTAAGAGGCTGCGTTTGATTGGGTTTGTCATTGTTTTCATTGTTTTACTGCGTTGGTTGGATGGACCTCGATGGGAGGCTCAATCCGTTCATAAATGTCCAAGCGCACTCTAGCGTACAGCGTGCCAAGTGTTCCGTTTTTCTATTCATATATTTTATGGTTACCATAAGTTTTAGTTATGCCTGATTCTTCATCTTGTTTTTAGCGGGTACAATTGAATCGTTTGTTTTTAGGAATAGCCGATTTGGGGGAGGTAATAATTTGTTTTCATTTTTATTCGCCCAATCGGATTGCCGGTATTTTGCAGGAGTGGATAAAATGCGACAGGCCCGCTGCCAAATCAGAACAAGAAAAAAGGCCGACGGTTACCCGTCGGCCTTGGAATGTGTTGATTAGCCTTTTGGCGTTCGCGATTTAGGCGAGTGCCTTTTTGGTGGTCTTGATGATCACCGCGGCGATTTTATAGGGGTCGCCATTAGATGCGGGACGACGATCTTCGAGGCGCCCTTTCCAGCCATCCTGAATGGTGGCCACGGGGATGCGGATGGAGGCACCGCGATCGGACACGCCGTAGCTGAATTTGTCGATGGATTGTGTTTCGTGCAACCCAGTGAGGCGACGGTCGTTATCCGCGCCGTATACGGCGATGTGTTCTTCGATATTCTTGCCGAATTCCTCGCAGATTTTGGTGTGCACCTCTTCGCCGCCGGGATCACGCATAGCGCCGCAGGAGAAGTTGGCGTGCATGCCGGAGCCATTCCAATCGCCTTGGACAGGCTTGGGATGCCAGTCGACAGCGACTCCGTATTTCTCGCCGGTGCGCTCCAGAAGATAGCGGGCGATCCAAATTTGGTCGCCGCAGTCGGCCGCGCCTTTGGCGAAGATTTGGAATTCCCACTGGCCCATCATCACTTCGGCGTTGATGCCTTCGACGTTGAGGCCGGCCTCGAGGCAAAGGTGCAAATGTTCGTCCACCAAATCGCGGCCGACGGTGTTGCGTGCGCCCACGGACGTATAGAACGGACCTTGCGGGCCGGGGAATCCGTTTTTCGGAAATCCGATGGGGAGGTTGGTGTCGGTATCGATCAGGGTATATTCCTGTTCAAGGCCAAACCAAAAATCCTCGCTGTCGTTATCGATCGTGGCCCGCCCGTTGGATTCGTGCGGGGTGGCATCGGCGTTGAGCACTTCGCACATCACGAGCCAGCCATTGCCGCCAAAGCGATCGGGGTCCGGATAAACGGCGACGGGTTTCAGCAGGCAATCCGAATCATTCCCTTCGGCCTGTTCGGTGGAGGAGCCGTCAAAGGACCACTCTTTGGCGTCTTCCAACTTGCCGCTGAAATTTTCGCGAACGAGTGTTTTGCTGCGGAGGCTCTGCGTGGGCTTATAGCCATCGAGCCAGATGTATTCCAACTTATGTTTACTCATTTGTTTTGCTGTATCTGTTTTTTGTTAAACGGCTTTCGCCAATAATTCTGTGGGTTAAAGCGCGTAACCATCCTCGCCGTGATCCTTCACGTCAAGCCCTTGCATTTCAGTTTCTTCATCCACCCGAATGCCGCCGCAGAGCGCATCGGCAATTTTAATGGCGATGTAGGTAACGACCGAACTCCAGATGATCGTAACGAGTACGCTCATCAACTGGCCGCTGAATTGATTCTTAATAATCTCGCGGCCCTCATCGGAGAAGGCAAACACACCGGTGAGCAACGCGCCCACAATGCCACCCACGCCGTGGACGCCGAAGACATCAAAGCTGTCATCATAACCGAGCTTTTGCTTGAGGCTGGTCGAAGCCCAATAGCAAACCAAGCTGGCACACCCGCCGATGGCAATCGCCGCCATCGGGCCCACAGTTCCGGATGCAGGGGTGATGGCCACGAGACCGGCAACCGCGCCGGTAGCTAAACCAATGGCGGTGGGTTTCCCTTTACCGCACCACTCAATCATCATCCACGTGAACGCGGCGGCGGCAGTGGCCACTTGGGTGACGAGCTGCGCCATGCCGGCCTGGCCACCTGCAGTCAAAGCACTACCGGCGTTGAATCCAAACCAACCGACCCACAAGAGCGCTGCGCCGATCAGCACGAAGGGCACGTTATGCGGCGGCATTGGGGTGTCGGGATACCCCTTGCGCTTGCCCAACATAATGCACGCAACGAGTGCGGCCACACCGGCGTTAATATGAACAACCGTGCCTCCGGCAAAATCAATGGCTTCCCAAGTGGTGGCCAAATAGCCTCCACCCCAAACCATATGCCAAATTGGGCAGTAGGAAAAAGTGAACCAAATGGTCAGGAAAATCATCACTGCGCTAAACTTCATTCGCTCGGCAAATGCCCCGACGATGAGGGCCGGGGTGATGATGGCAAAGGTCATTTGGAAAGTCACAAAAACAGATTCCGGAATGGTGTCACTCATTGAGCCGGTGGTCAGCCCCTTAAGAAAGAGCCCGGAAAAATCGCCAAATAATTTTCCGTCACCGGAGGACGCGAATGAGTATCCGTAAATCACCCAAAGCAATGACATCAGCGCGGTGACGGCAAAGCACTGGACCAGCACCGAAAGCACATTCTTCTTTCGGGTGAGGCCGCCGTAAAAAAGCGACAAGCCGGGGACGGTCATCAGCAACACCAGCGCGGTGGCCACGATCATCCAAGCGGTGTCGCCAGAGTTAAAATAGGGATCAATTTTAAAGCCGTTCTTGGCAAGCTTATCGTCACCATCTAAGCCGGAATACTTTTCGGCCATTGTTTTGCCATCCAGCCAGGCATCAGCTTTATTTTTTTCGCCGGCTGCGGTTTCTTTTTCTTCTGCTGTCAACTGCTCCTCAGCAGTATTAGCTTCCTCGGCGAATGTTTCAAAAGGCAGGCTTCCGGCAAAGAGCGCCAGCGCCATAGTCAAAAT comes from Limisphaerales bacterium and encodes:
- the amt gene encoding ammonium transporter, coding for MAQAEGEGSDAKTEAPVDGESKKEPAEPEQTQLEKYQEVVAAEKDDAEAFPFFTTSMLWTVMAAALVFIMHLGFSTLEVGLTRSKNTVNILFKNLFIISIGLITYALFGFNTHYPGDLIADGGTFNGWFSWGSMIGDLNAEGGSTFSYGGLDLCMTGFGDFIFQAMFAATAATIVSGAVAERVKLTSFLIFATLLVGVAYPVVGSWHWGGGVLAGIGFKDFAGSAVVHAFGGFAALGCVLILGPRKGKYDKDGNPKPIPGHNLPLATIGVLLLWFGWYGFNGGSVLSANPGPLGLVFTTTSLAAAAGAISAALVSWIVFSKPDLSMGLNGALAGLVGITANADIVLPGSSIIIGLIAGVIVVFSVIALDKAGIDDPVGAISVHGTCGIWGILAAYYFQIEGSGVVLASQIKGIALVGVAAFVFSIVVFGAIKAIMGVRVSEEEEIAGLDVSEHGQEAYPEFTASADH
- a CDS encoding glutamine synthetase beta-grasp domain-containing protein, which gives rise to MSKHKLEYIWLDGYKPTQSLRSKTLVRENFSGKLEDAKEWSFDGSSTEQAEGNDSDCLLKPVAVYPDPDRFGGNGWLVMCEVLNADATPHESNGRATIDNDSEDFWFGLEQEYTLIDTDTNLPIGFPKNGFPGPQGPFYTSVGARNTVGRDLVDEHLHLCLEAGLNVEGINAEVMMGQWEFQIFAKGAADCGDQIWIARYLLERTGEKYGVAVDWHPKPVQGDWNGSGMHANFSCGAMRDPGGEEVHTKICEEFGKNIEEHIAVYGADNDRRLTGLHETQSIDKFSYGVSDRGASIRIPVATIQDGWKGRLEDRRPASNGDPYKIAAVIIKTTKKALA
- the thrH gene encoding bifunctional phosphoserine phosphatase/homoserine phosphotransferase ThrH gives rise to the protein MKQTIVTLDLEGVLVPEIWVAVAEKTGIDALRRTTRDEPDYDVLMRYRLDLLAENNLKLSDIQAVIATLEPMDGAKAFLDEVRARTQLVILSDTFLQFANPLMRQLDWPAIFCHQLEVRDDMIINYHLRQQDQKRKSVAAFQSLNYHVIAAGDSYNDTTMLAEADQGVLFRAPNNVIEEFPQFPVVTDYAALMELIFD
- a CDS encoding ammonium transporter, which gives rise to MKKLFPILTMALALFAGSLPFETFAEEANTAEEQLTAEEKETAAGEKNKADAWLDGKTMAEKYSGLDGDDKLAKNGFKIDPYFNSGDTAWMIVATALVLLMTVPGLSLFYGGLTRKKNVLSVLVQCFAVTALMSLLWVIYGYSFASSGDGKLFGDFSGLFLKGLTTGSMSDTIPESVFVTFQMTFAIITPALIVGAFAERMKFSAVMIFLTIWFTFSYCPIWHMVWGGGYLATTWEAIDFAGGTVVHINAGVAALVACIMLGKRKGYPDTPMPPHNVPFVLIGAALLWVGWFGFNAGSALTAGGQAGMAQLVTQVATAAAAFTWMMIEWCGKGKPTAIGLATGAVAGLVAITPASGTVGPMAAIAIGGCASLVCYWASTSLKQKLGYDDSFDVFGVHGVGGIVGALLTGVFAFSDEGREIIKNQFSGQLMSVLVTIIWSSVVTYIAIKIADALCGGIRVDEETEMQGLDVKDHGEDGYAL
- a CDS encoding P-II family nitrogen regulator, which codes for MKKIEAIIKPFKLDEVKDALAEEGLAGMTVTEVKGFGRQKGHTEVYRGSEYTVDFLPKIKLEIVVGDDQVEAASKAIIASAKTGKIGDGKVFVLPVEQAIRIRTDETGEEAV